The Aquila chrysaetos chrysaetos chromosome 17, bAquChr1.4, whole genome shotgun sequence region ATACATCGCGAGGGTTCCCTTCTCAAAGGCTTATCAGCATGGCAGGCAGTACCACTCCTCTCTTCCTTGCACCCCCCATAATGCGGTCTCTTCCCAATCTCCCTCTTCTCATGAAACCTTGCTGTCTATACTCTTATCTCAAAGACCCCCTCCAACTGATGCCTCTTCTTGTCTCCtgtgtgctttcttttccagattccAGTGACAGATGGATCTCTCTCGTGCGCACTTGCTCTTTccctctgtattttttgttttcgACATGTTTGATCTGAAGCTCTGAAGCTTCTCGGAGGGAACCcgggagagaaggaggagaaggaggaggaaccGAGGGAGCGTGAGCGACAGAGGAGGCAGCCCTGCCTTGTTCTTCCAAATCACACCGTGGAGGGGCGGGGGAAGACTAGAGACGGGGGAGgacttgggtttgttttggggtgggttcagtgtgggtggggggtgggtgggagggagaaaagtgGAAAAGGTGGTCGAGTGGCTCATGAGCATCAAAGAAGATTCTTTATCCTCCATCTgaatttttgtttagaaaagaaGCACAAGGTAGTTCCCTTCCAGACCAATCATCCATGCTCAGAGCTTTTGGGTGTGCTGGAAGCAGATTGCACGTGTTCCCCCTGCTCCATGCTCCTGGCTTGACCCAGAGGGCAAGAAGAAATAATGGTGACGACACCCAATAGGACTGGGGTGCTCATGCCCTTCCATTGCTAAACCCCAGTTACTgcccctttctcttccctctgccccttAGTTTCCTTTTGCTGTGGTCCTGAGATTTGGgcttgttttttgttggttttttttccatcctgatGAGGGCACCACTGCAGACCATGATGTGCCTGGGGTTGTgggcagctgccctgctctgcttgTTTTCCCCTGGCACCGTGCGAGGTGACTGCTGGCTGATCGAGGGGGACAAAGGTTATGTGTGGCTGGCCATCTGCAGCCAGAACCAGCCCCCGTACGAGACCATCCCCCAGCATATCAACAGCACGGTGCACGACTTGCGTCTGAACGAGAATAAGCTCAAAGTGGTGCTGTACTCCTCCCTCAACCGCTTCGGCAACCTGACTGATTTGAACCTGACTAAGAATGAGATCTCCTATATCGAGGATGGGGCTTTCATGGGCCAGTCAAACCTCCAGGTCTTACAGCTGGGCTACAACAAACTCACCAACCTGACAGAGGGCATGTTGCGGGGCATGGCCCGTCTCCAGTTCCTCTTTGTGCAGCACAACCTAATTGAGCTGGTCACCCCTACTGCCTTCTCTGAGTGCCCCAGCTTGATTAGCATTGACCTGTCATCTAACCGTCTCAGCCGCCTGGAGGGGAACACTTTCACCAGCTTGAGCAATCTGATGGTGTGCGAGCTGGCTGGCAACCCCTTCAACTGCGACTGTAGCCTCTACAGCTTTCTTAACTGGCTGGCGCTCTTCAACAATGTCACCAAGAACTATGACCGGCTCCAGTGTGAGACTCCACGGGAGTTCGCTGGGTACCCGCTCCTGGTACCTCGGCCTCACCACAACCGCAATGCCATCACCATCTTCCAGTCCATGTGCAGAGGTGGCaccatcccttccctctccagggtcAACCCTACCCCTTACACCCCTGACTCCCAGCGAGACCTGGACGAGGGCTCAGCCATCAGCCCTGGGGACTTCCTCTCAGTCAagcctccagcctcctccaccACTGACTCCTCCTTCAGTCCCAGCATCAAGCTCCACGATGTCACCATTACCTCAGCCATCCTGATGGTAACCATCCCCATGCCCTACAGTAAGATGTATGTGCTGGTCCAATACAACAACAGCTACGTTTCTGACATAGCAACACTGAAGAGCAAGAAGGAATATGTCACTGTCAACAAGTTGAAGGCCCACACTGATTATACTTTCTGTGTGGCCTCCATCCGCAACAACAGGCGCTACAACCACACTTGCCTGACCTTTGCAACCCGGAGCAAAGGCAGGGAGGACCCTATTTCCAGTACTTCCACCACCACACACTATATCATGACCACCCTGGGTTGCCTCTTTGGGATGGTCATTGTCCTGGGAGTGGTGTACTACTGCCTGCGGAAGCGGAGGAtgcaggaggagaaacagaagtCCCTCAATGTCAAAAAGACCATTCTGGAAATGCGTTACGGATCAGATATTGATACCAGTACCATGGTCCATCCTTCCCAGAAGCTGGGTGAGCCACCAGTCATCCCTGTCTCACGGATGTCCTCCATCCCTTCCATGATTGGGGAGAAGTTGCCCCCATCAAAGTCAATGGAGGCTGGGATGGAGACTCCTAAAGTCACCACCAAAGGTAACTACATTGAGGTGCGGACTGGTGGTGGGGATGGGCTGGAGCGAACCCAGCGGGATGAGGACCTGAGGGAACTTGACAATGGGCAAGGCTCAGCTGCTGAGATCTCTACTATAGCCAAGGAGGTAGACAAGGTCAACCAGATCATCAACAACTGCATTGATGCCCTCAAGCTCGACACAGCCTCATTCCTGGGTGGTGGGACTGGTGTTGACTCAGACATGGCCTTTGAGTGCCAGTCCATCCCAGCCAGTTCCTCGGGTGGGCTAGAGCGGCCCAGCTTTCTTTCCCCACCCTACAAGGAAAGCTCCCACCACCCTTTGCAGCGCCAGCTCAGTGCTGATGCTGCCGTGGCCAGGAAGACCTGCAGTGTCTCCTCTAGTGGCTCCATCAAGAGCGCCAAGGTCTTCAGCTTGGATGTGCCTGACCACCCACCACTCAGCAAGTCTGACTCCAAATACATTGAGAAGGGCAGCCCACTCAACAGCCCTTTGGATCGTCTTCCCTTGGTGTCCCCGGGCGCCATCCACCACTTGGAGGTCAAGCCTTCTTACCATTGCAGTGAGCACCGTCACTCCTTCCCGGCCCTGTACTATGAGGAAAGTGCTGACACCTTGAGCCAGCGGGTGTCATTCCTCAAGCCACTCTCCCGGTCCAAGCGAGACTCCACGTACTCCCAGCTCTCCCCCAGACACTACTTCTCGGGCTACTCCTCCAGCCCTGAGTACTCATCAGAGAGCACCCATAAGATCTGGGAGCGATTCCGGCCTTACAAGAAGCACCACAGGGAGGAGGTTTACATGGCGGCTGGGCATGCCCTGCGGAAGAAAGTTCAGTTTGCCAAGGACGAGGATCTGCATGACATCCTGGATTACTGGAAAGGAGTCTCTGCTCAGCAGAAGCTGTGACTCTCCCTCGCTCTTTCCAAggaaacaatacaaaacaagaccccccccccccaacaaccagaaaaaaaatatgccacttgactgtgaaaaataaaccaacaacaaaatacTCCCGACAAATACAAAACTGACAAAATCGTTTCTTAAAGtttacaacaacaacagaaagctctcacacacacagacacagacacacagacacacacacatgccgAATTGTCTCTACTGTGTTACGGGGACCATTGTTCTGCCTGCAGATGGTTGGGAGGAGCATCCTGCTCTGACACTGTGGTAACAACACTGGagtgggggtgggtgggtgggaatGACCCGGGAGAGGGTGGCAGTGGCggcaggggaagggcagggatGGACACTCACTGGGCATGAAACTCAGCTGTGAACTATTGCTCTTTCTGTCCCTGTCGAgggctgatttttcttttgggtgggaggggagggcttTGGTTTAGAAAGCTTCTCTGCCCACCTGATACACCTGCTTTTCCAAATCTTCCATCACTAatttttccctcatttcctTTGGCAGTGGaggcttttctctctcccatccccttCCAATATAGGTGGGATCTGTTGGAAGAAGTTCTctggcttcttttcctttgcctttccctgctcttctctgtTAAGGCTCCCTAGGCTTTCACTTTCTGTCTAGATACTTCACAAACCTCCACCCTCctcagaggaaggaggagaggtgTGAAGGACCAGGGGAGGTAGGACCTGCCATACAACAGGCTCTGTGCCcttgctgctcttcctcctttccttctcccgCCATGTTGTTGCTGATGAACACCAGCAATTCTGGAGCGATGGCCATTCTTCAGGTCTGCTCAGAGCCAGTTTTCTGCCAGTTGGTGCGGGGGGGGTATGAATGTGCTCTTTGGCATGGCAAGCCAGGTCCTCAAGGAGTGGtggaggaaaaggcaggaagGTCTGGTCTCTCAGAGGTGTCAAGGGTTCCCATCTCTCCACAAGTGTCACGGGTCAGAGGACCTCCCCACCATACACACCTATGCTCAGGCTGCCCTTGTGCAGTAGGTTTGATACTCTCTGTTTATGTCTCCCTTACTCTGAGGAAGGGACCTGGAGGGGAGCTCAGCAAAACAAGTTCTACATGAagcttctgcagctcttcccaACTGACTTGCACCATGGGGCGTGGGATGGGTGGGTGTGCGTGAGAAGAGCATCACCCAACTTCATCACTTGCAGGTGGATGCGAAGAATAGGATTTTAGTTGCTCACCTCACTGGGTTGACAGAAAAGCCATGAAGTGGCTTCCTCTTGAATAGGCCATGGACATTCTGTCATGGATAGGAGACAGCCTAGGGTGAAGGCAGAagcacaggaaataaaagggaTGTGAGAAAGGGGCCTGGGAGTAGTCCAAGAGGGATGGCTCCAGAAGTTCCCTTTGTGTGTGCAGCCACACTGCGTGTGCTGGGCTGGAAGAGGATACCAGCCTCTGGATGGCAGTGTTCCTTTGAATACTTAGAGGCCCTCATGAGAGTCACCTCCTCAACCCTCCACCTCCTCATAGCTACCTGTGACAAACTCTTCTTAGGGATCCTTTAATGTCTTGGCAAAAAACCCGGTTTCACTTGCTAGGTCTCAACCTCTGTCCCTTGGATAGAAGATCTGCCACAGAGTTGGGAATGAGCCTACTGCTGAATGAGCTACTTTGTCCCATTTCTGAGCAGCCCAACGAAGCACAATCTTGGCACCGTCTCCCCCAAAGTTTTATTGTCAGGCAGGGGTGCTGCCTGCTGACTGCGTCTTTATGCGGCACAGTGGGCTTCCTCTCCATGAGCTGCACACCCCAATTCTTGACAATCGTTCACCTCTATCAGGGTGAGGGTGAGGGCCTGTGTTGTGTTGGCCTTTCCTAAGTGGCTATGTCCTTTTTGAGGCACTCCTCAGAAGCCCCATTGTTTTGGGGGGCCCTGGGAAAAGGATGAGGGTGTAGGAGCTTCTCTGGGAGGTATTTACGTGCTGCCTGCAGAGAACCTGCCCATTATCTGTCAGGTAGTAGCACTGCCAGCTGTGAGAGCTGGTTTCTATGCCACAGGTGACATGACTTCATCTTCTGTAAGTGAGGAGCAGCAGTACCAGAGCCTGGTGTGCGAAAACCAGAGCAGGGTTCCCCAAGATCTATACCTGTGAAGATCCGTGGGGTTCCTTCCTTGTAGGGATGCTGATGGTAACAATCCTAAGCCACGTCCTGATCCCATTGCTTCAGCCTCCTTCAGCCTGCTTCCCCACAGTCAAAGCATCGGTTTGCCTTGAGTCCAGAGGTATTCATGGGACTGACTCCACACTGTAAGAGCCAGTCCAACCCAGAGGAAAGGGGgtgtgtgcacacgtgtgtgtgtgtatgtatgtgtaggAGGATGAAGGGAAGTCACATTGCTGCCAGGCATCCCTCTATGTTGGGACGATGCAGCAAATCAAGACAGGTAAATGCTGTGAGAGATACTTAGGCACAGCAGAGACATCTCCAGCT contains the following coding sequences:
- the ELFN2 gene encoding protein phosphatase 1 regulatory subunit 29, which codes for MRAPLQTMMCLGLWAAALLCLFSPGTVRGDCWLIEGDKGYVWLAICSQNQPPYETIPQHINSTVHDLRLNENKLKVVLYSSLNRFGNLTDLNLTKNEISYIEDGAFMGQSNLQVLQLGYNKLTNLTEGMLRGMARLQFLFVQHNLIELVTPTAFSECPSLISIDLSSNRLSRLEGNTFTSLSNLMVCELAGNPFNCDCSLYSFLNWLALFNNVTKNYDRLQCETPREFAGYPLLVPRPHHNRNAITIFQSMCRGGTIPSLSRVNPTPYTPDSQRDLDEGSAISPGDFLSVKPPASSTTDSSFSPSIKLHDVTITSAILMVTIPMPYSKMYVLVQYNNSYVSDIATLKSKKEYVTVNKLKAHTDYTFCVASIRNNRRYNHTCLTFATRSKGREDPISSTSTTTHYIMTTLGCLFGMVIVLGVVYYCLRKRRMQEEKQKSLNVKKTILEMRYGSDIDTSTMVHPSQKLGEPPVIPVSRMSSIPSMIGEKLPPSKSMEAGMETPKVTTKGNYIEVRTGGGDGLERTQRDEDLRELDNGQGSAAEISTIAKEVDKVNQIINNCIDALKLDTASFLGGGTGVDSDMAFECQSIPASSSGGLERPSFLSPPYKESSHHPLQRQLSADAAVARKTCSVSSSGSIKSAKVFSLDVPDHPPLSKSDSKYIEKGSPLNSPLDRLPLVSPGAIHHLEVKPSYHCSEHRHSFPALYYEESADTLSQRVSFLKPLSRSKRDSTYSQLSPRHYFSGYSSSPEYSSESTHKIWERFRPYKKHHREEVYMAAGHALRKKVQFAKDEDLHDILDYWKGVSAQQKL